The Thermovibrio guaymasensis genomic interval AACCATAGGTCCTAAGGGTTTACCTCCGAGGAGGTGGAAATGGATGTGATAGATTTCCTGACCTCCGTCCCTGTTACAGTTAACTAAAACCCTATAACCGCTCTCGTCAATCCCGAGTTCTTTAGCAATCCTCTTAATCACTAGGAAAATGTGGCCTATCAGTTCCTTATGCCTTTCTTCCAAATCGTTAACAGTTGGAATGTGCTCTTTCGGAATTACCAGAATGTGGACTGGAGCTTGAGGATTGATATCGTGAAAAGCCATAACGAGGTCGTCCTCGTAAACTACTTTTGCCGGGAGCTCCCCCTTAACTATCTTACAGAAGACGCACATTTGACACCTCCTTCCTCATTTTTCACTAGTTTAGCAAAGGTTTCAGCAGCAACAGCCCCAATTTCATATCCGGATATGTAGTAAAGCCAGTTGTTAACAGCAAGGCTTGAAAAGGCTACATTTTTGTTCCCTAAAGAGAAAAAGCCGGTAAACCACTCACACCTCCCCTCAGGATAACTCCTCTCAGTTAAAGTCCCAGACTTACCTCCAATTACTAACTGGGAATACTTAAACTTAAGCCTCCTAAAGTACTTCCTGTTTGAAACTGTTCCAACCTTAACTGTCAGCACCATCATCTCTTTAATTTCTTTGGCAGTTTTTTCTGAGATAACTTTCCTTACGGGCTCAGGTTTAAACTCAAAAACCTTTCCGCTTCTTAGATCAACTACCTTGCTAACCAAGGTAGGCTTTAACATCAAACCTTTGTTCACTACAGTTTGAGCTATTAAAGCCTCATGAAAAGGGCTAGTCCTTGTATCTCCAAGACCTGCTGCAGTAAGGGCAAGTTCATAGTCGTCAAGAGGAGGTCTTAGAATACCCCAAGGGAAGTTGTAGGAAGTGTCGTTAAACCCAAACAGTTTTGCGTACTTTAGTAGGTTCTCTTTACCGACCAACCTACCTAAGTTCCCAAAGAAAGGATTTGCAGAAGTAGCAAAGGACTGGCTAAATTTCCTCTTTAACTGTAGCCTACTGTTAAGCCAGACAGAGGGTGAACAGGAATCACCAACTCCTCCACAGGTTAAAACAGTGTCTGGAGATGCAACTCCAAGGTCAAGGGCTGCAGCTGCCGTTACGATCTTAAAAGTAGAAGCGGTAGGGAAAGAACGTTTAACTGTAAGGTCGGGATACTCAAGGCTTGAAACCGCAGCAAGAACCTTTCCGGTACTTGGCTCAATCGCAACAAAGGCTCCGTACTTTACTTTAAACCTCTTAAACTTTTCCTCTAAGGTCCTCTGAAATTCAGGGTTAACAGTAAAAAAGACCTTGTAACGTCCGTTTGAGTAAACGTAAGAGGCTCCCTCTAAAGTTGCTTTCTTAAAGAGGGAATACTGAAACATAAAGTCCCTTTTTAAGTCTTTAACAAGTTCAGGCTCTTTCTCTTCTGTAGGTATAAGTAGACTCTCTTTTAGTTGTTCTTCCCTTAGAGAATCTTCATTGCCAAACGTCTGATTCATCAAAAAGGAGAGGCCTGAAAGTAGAAACAGTATTAACAGAAGAAGAAAGAGTTTCCTTTTCTTCAACCTTAACCTCCTTGTCCTGTCGCCTTATAATATAAACCTCTTAAGGGAAAGGAGAGGTAAGATGAAAATAAAGAGTTTCTTAATTGAAGTAGCCCTAAAGAAGAGGCATTTAGTTAAAGTTCACCAAGTTCCCGTAAAAGAACTTGAGGATAGGGTCAGAAAAAGGAAAATCTGGATAGATAAAATCCCTGAAGGGGAACCTATTCATCTACTCTCTGCAGTTGATGGAAGTAGAAATAAAAAGACCTACGCCGGCTATGTAGTTTACGCAGTCGGAGGGTGTTCGGTAAGGTTTAAAGAAGGCGTAATGGATGGGGAGGATTACACTGCAGAAATAGATCTATTAAAGCCGGAAGAGTACTCCGACTCAAGGTTAAGGGTTCTAATGGGCATAGTTGAAGCAAAACAGGCACTCAGGGAAATAGAAAACTCTTCAGAGGTTGTCCTTTTAGACGGTTCAATAGTAGGGGATTTTCTAAGGCCAGTCGTCTTTAACACTGAAATAAGCGATAGAGGAAAGGAGTGGGCGCTTAACTCCTTTGAAAAGTTAAAGGAGAAGTTTGATTTAAACAGGATAAACTCAAAAGATTTCTACGGTGAGGCTGAAGGGAGGTTTTCAGGAAGAGAGTTCCCGGTAGTAGTCGGTTTCCTTGAATATTTGGAGTATCTCTACAGCTACTACAAGCTAACGGAAGAGGGTAAGGGAAAAATAATTTCCGTTTCAAAACGTTCAAATTCCTGGAGCTACAAACTTGACCCTATACTTCCAGACATAGCAGTTTTAAACCTTATAAATCTACCTCCGGGATACTCCCAACCTTATAAGTCAGACTTAAAGGATAAGAAGTTTTCCTTTCCGGGGGAGTTTGAGGAGCTCCTATCTGAAAAGGAATTTACAACTTTCTACTTTAAACTTAAAAGGGGAATCTACAAGTGCGAAACCGATATGGATGTTGAAGATGCGCTAAAAATCCTTTCCTACTACGAAGTGGACGGTTACCCATTTCCCTTAAAGGAAGCCCACGTAAGAGTAAAAATAACTAACGAAGATATTGAGGAAATCGTAAAAATACTTAGGCACAGAGGAATAACTGGGAGGGAAGCCCTTGGAGAGTAACCCGTTTCACGGAGAAAAGGCTTTCAAGTATGATCTTTTCTTTAAAACTCCCTATGGAAAGGAAGTAAAAAGGCTTGAGGGAAAGCTCCTAAGAGAAGCATTAGAGGAGTTTAAACAGGGAGAGCTCCTTGAAGTTGGATGTGGAACCGGTATCTGGATAGAGTACCTGAGGGAATTCGGCTTTAAAGAACCTGTAGGACTTGATATCTCTAAGGATATGCTAAAAGTGGCAAAGGTTAAGGGGTTGAAAAAACTCGTAATAGGAAGTGCCACTTTCCTACCTTTTAAAGACAACTCCTTTGACGCAGTTTACTTTATGACCAGTTTAGAGTTTATAGTTGACAGGAAGAGGGCTCTCCTTGAGGCGGCCAGAGTATCAAAGAAGGCTGTTGTAGTTGGCTTTCTCAACTCCTACTCCCTTTTAAACCTATCAAGGAAGGTAAAGTCCCTCTTTAGAGAGAGCGTTTACTCAGGCATAAGTTTTCTAACTAGAGAGGAGTTAGAGAGACTTGCCAGATGGGTAGGAGGAAAGAGTAACTGTGCACTAAAGCTAGAAAGTTTTAAAACAACTCTTAATTTTTCTGTTGACGGTTTTGTAAACCCCAAACTTGAAGAGATACTGGGAGAGAACTTACCTTTTGGAGGATTTGGACTAACAAAGTTCAGGGTGATAAAGAGAGATGGAGCTGGTAAGGGAGATTGAGTTTGAAGAGGCCTACAGAAAAGGCTTTGCATTCGTAGACGTTAGGACGAAAGAGGAATTTGAAGAGTTTAGAATTCCGAGAGCCTACAACGTCCCCCTCTTTACGAAGGAAGAGAGGGAAAAAGTTTCAGAAGTTTACTACAGAAAAGGGGAAAAGGAGGCAAGGCTTTACGCCCTTGAGGTAGTTGGACCTAAACTTCATAGGATAGTTAAGGAAATTAAAGAGATAAAGGAAAAGGAGAAGAACGTTGTAGTTTACTGCTGGAGGGGTGGACTAAGGAGCCTTGCAGTTGCAGCTATTTGCAACCTAACAGGAGTTCACGTTTTCAGATTAAAAGGAGGGTATAGGGCATTTAGAAACTACATCCTAAAAAGAATGGAAGAAATCTTAAAGGATAAAGAAGTTATCGTCCTCTACGGGCCGACCGGAGTTGGAAAGACTAGACTTTTAAGAGAACTTAAAGGGGAAGGTTATCCCATTATTGACCTTGAGGGACTTGCAGGTCACAGGGGTTCTGTATTTGGAGGAATAGGTCTAGAACAACCGAGCCAGAAAATGTTTGACTCCCTTATCTGGAAGGAACTTGAAAACTTAAAGGATAGCCCTTTAATAGTCGTTGAAGGAGAGAGCAGGAAGATAGGAAAACTCTTCATCCCTGAACCCCTCTGGAAGAAGATGAACGAAGGTATCAAAGTACTGCTGGAGCTCCCCTTAGAGGAGAGGGTAAAGATCTCAATGGAGGACTACGGAGTAAGTAGGTTTCCAAAGGAAGTCTACTTAGAAGCCCTCAAAAGGATAAGGAAACTCCTTGGGGGAGAAAAGTACAAGGAGATAAAGGAACTAATAGAAAGGAAAAATTACCCTAAAGCAGTAAAAGAGCTCATGGTTAACTACTACGATAAACTCTACAGCCGTTCAATCCCCCAAACTCAAATTAAATTAAGATCCAAAAGTTATGGGGAAGGAAAAGAGAAAGTAAAGGAACTCTTAGATAATTACTTATGGAGTTCTGGATAAACCCACCTATTTGGTTTATAAGCACACTTCCTTAAAAAAGCATCTTTTACTCTCTCTTTAACTTTTTCTAAACTTTCCTTTGCTTTTTTCTTATCTTCCCAGAAACCTATTCTAAGAGTGTAGATATTATTTATTTTTTCAACCCTTACGTCAGGGAAAGAGTAAAAATTTCTCGTAAATTCTATCAGTTTAGTCGGTTTCCTATCACTTGCAACTTGAATGCAGTAATAGCTTTTATTCTCCTTTAAGGCAGGATTAGCTTTATCTTTTTCCTCCTTATCCTTAAGCTTTCTTTGTAAAGAAGTATCCTCTTGGAAGAATTCAATATTGGGTAAAAACTTATCTGATTGATCTAATCTGTTATTTGGCTCTGATATATTAAAATCAGAAATATCTTCCTCTTTGTTCTGCAACTTTTTATTAGATTCTTTAAACTTTGTCTCTTTTGAAGAATCAACATGGTATACAATTGTTACTGGTGAATTTTCTTTAAAGAAAACCTCCTTTATTCCTACAATGGAAGATATGAGAAAGGAGGTAAATAAACCAATTCCCAATAAGGAAACTTTTTTAATTTTCCTATCTATATTAGCCCTCTTGTATAAGGATAAAAGTTCTTCCCTCACTTCTTTATCTTGAGTGTAGTTCATAAAATCACTCGGAATCGATATAACTCTCTTTAACAAATAATTCCCAATTAAGAAACTTAAAAAATCTTCTTGATCTTCCGTTAGATTAACAAAACTACAATGTAATACCTTATCCCCTTTATCCTCACACTGAAGAGTAATATTTTCAATTACGATTTCATTATAGCCATCGTACGGAAAAACAAGACTTCCCTTTAAATTTCCTTCTTTTGCTAAATTCAAGAGTAAATCTGATCTTTCAACAATTACTCCTTTTTTTCCTAACTTTAGAATTTTTATTCGCTCTTCTCCTACTTGTAAGTAGGAAGGAATAGGAAAAAATCGCTCTTTTTCCCCCATGGTAATCTCCACTTGTATAGTGTAGATTTTTTATTTTACTAGAAATTTATTTGAGCATTCTACATTTTATATAGTATATAAATTATGAAAACACAACACTGGAGGGAGAGATGCCTACATTAACTGCAAAGTACTGGGAACCTCTTGAGGGGGGCAAAGTAAAGTGCACTTTATGTCCAAGAGAGTGCACCATACCCCCTAGAGGAAAGGGCTTCTGTCTAGTAAGGCAGAACAAAGATAGAAAGCTTGTAACAACAGTCTACTCTGAAATTACATCGGCAAACTACGACCCCGTTGAGAAAAAACCCCTCTACCACTTCCATCCCGGAAGGGTTATCTTCTCAATCGGGACAAACGGCTGCAACCTAGACTGTAAGTCCTGTCAAAACTGGGAAATAGCCAGACAGGATACTCCCCACATCAGACAGGTCTTTACTCCCGAAATGGCAGTAGAGTACGCAGGAAAGTACGACTCGGTAGGTATAGCTTACACGTACAATGACCCAATTATATGGTTTGAGTTTGTAAAGGACACTGCAGAAAAAGTTAAAGAGGCAGGACTAAAGAACGTTATGGTAACTAACGGAAACATCAACATTGACGCTTTGAGGGAGCTCCTACCCCTGATAGATGCTTTTAACGTTGACCTTAAGGGAATGGATAGAGAGTACTACCTCAAGTTCTCTTCCTTCCCGAACCCGAACGTTTGGAAAGTCTGTGAAGAGATAAAGAAGGCGGGAAAACACCTTGAGCTAACGAAACTCATAGTTCCAGGATTTGACGAATTCACTCCAGAGTACTTTGAGAGGTTTGCAAAGTGGGTTGCTGAGAACCTGGGAAGAGAAGTTCCTATGCACTACTCAAGGTTCTTCCCAGCCTACAAACTCCTCAACACTCCCCCAACCCCAGTTGAAGTTATAGATATGGCCTATGATGTTAGTAAGGAGTACCTCTACTACGTTTACGTCGGAAACGTAATTGAACCGGAAAGGGAATCAACCTACTGTCCGAAGTGTGGAACTCTCTTAGTCAGAAGAGTTGGATATAACACAGAGGTCCTCTTCACTCCAGACGGCAAGTGTCCAGAGTGTGGAAGGCCCGTAGACTTCGTCTTTTAAAATGTTAAACTGAAGGAAGAACCGAAATTGTGAGGAGAGAGATGAGGATATTTAGCCCGGCTTTTGGAAATGGAGAGTACATACCAATTAAGTATACATGCGACGGAGACGACATATCACCTCCCCTCCTGTTCCTTGACCCTCCGGAAGAGACCCAAAGCTTTGCAGTTTTAGTTGACGACCCGGACGCTCCGGTAGGCGTATTTACCCACTGGATCATCTACGACATACCTGGAAACTTTGAGGGACTTCCAGAGGACGTCCCTCCAGCCCCAGAACTTGAGTATGGAATAAAACAGGGGATTAACGACTTTAACAGAATAGGCTACGGAGGTCCGTGTCCTCCGCCGGGAAGGCCCCACAGGTACTTCTTCATCCTCTTTGCCCTTGACATTCCCTCAACCGGATTGCCTCCTGGAGCTAGAAAGGAGGAGTTTCTAAGGGCAATTGACGGTCACGTCTTAGCTCAGGACGAACTTGTTGGACTTTACGGTAGATAGGGTTTAAATTTCCTGCTTATGGAAAACCTATTCATACCTATAGGCGGTGGAAACGAAATAGGGGCAAGTTGCTACTTTTACCAAATTGGAGAAGTCAAACTCCTCATTGACTCGGGGATAAGGTTTTCTAAGAGGGAGCCTTTCCCCGACTTTGAATTCCTAAAAGCCCTATCCCCTGAACTTGATGCAATTATAGTAACCCATGCCCACGTTGACCACTGTGGAAGCCTTCACGTCCTTTCAGAGCTCTACCCAGAAACACCAATCTACACTACCCATGAAACAGCTCAACTCCTTGCCTTGATGGTAGAGGATGCAGTAAAGGTAAGGTACATAAACGAAAGGAATTCACCAGACCTTTGGAGAGAGTATAAACTCCTTGACCAGGCACTCTCACGGATTGAAAGAAGGGACTTCTTTGACAGGATAAAGGTAAAGGACGTTGAGGTAGTCCTCTACCCTGCCGGCCACATCCTTGGAGCGGCTTCGGTGGCAATGTTTTACGGAGAGGGGAGTTTAGCCTTCCATACAGGGGACATCTCATTAACTCCCCAAGAAACCGTTGAAGGGGCAGTCCTTCCAAAGGGAGAGAGGGTAGAACTCTTAGTTAGCGAAAGCACTTACCTATACGCAAGGAAAAGGTTTAACAGGGAAAGGAGCGTTGAAGAGTTCTTTAAGAGCGTAAGGGAAACTGTTGAAAGGGGTGGGAAAGTCCTAATTCCGGCCTTTGCTCTTGGTAGAGCCCAGGAGATAATCCTTCTGCTCTCAGAAGGAATGAGGATTGGAGAGATTCCTCCGATAACCGTCTACGTTGACGGACTTGCAAAAGAGGTTACAAACATATACGAGAGCCTCCTTGAAAGGGAAATATTTAACTACTACGTACAGCCCGCTCCTAGCTATCCAGGAATAAGTTTTGAGGAAGCCTGTAGGGAAAATTTAAGGGAGGCAGACTGTATACTCTCTACCTCAGGAATGTTAATGGAAGGAACTCCCTCCTTTATCTATGGAAGGATGATATCAAGGTGGAGGAGGAGCTCTATAATACTGAGCGGATACATGGTTGAAGAAAGCTTTGGATACAAGCTCCTTCACGATAAAAGCGTGCTGAAAGAGTTTAAGTGTCAAATAAGAAAACACCACTTTTCTGCCCACTCAGGGGGAGATGAAATAAAAAAGCTGAGAGAGGAACTCTCTCCCAAAAAGTGTGCCTTTGTCCACGGTTATCCTGGGAAAAAAGAGTTTAAAGAGCACGCCCACAACAGGGAGGTAATCAGGTTTTGAGGCTCTACCTGGGCTATCCCGACTCTGTCGGTGAAAGTGAGAGATTTAGACTAAAAGATCTGTTCCTAAAGGAAGTTTCAGTAGACTACTCATCAGTCCCGGTTGAAGTAAAGAAAAAGCTACTTTCACTACTTGATAACGTTGACAAGAAGAGGTACCTCTTTCTAGGAGAAGTTCTCTACGACGGAATTGACATCCTAGAATTTGCACTCTTTGGAGTAAATGTAAGGGATTACGACGAGCTGGTCCTCCCTGGATACCTCTACGGCAAACCGACCCACCTGATAAAAAACCTCCTAAAGGATACCTTTGGAAAAAGGTTTCCTGTAGTATACGACTTCAACCTATTTGATAGAAACACTATTGTTGTAAACGTTGGATACACAAGGAGCTCCATATCTTTTGGAGGGAAGCTACTTACGGTAATATCCTTAGGTGAGTTTCACTTTATTGATTTCTTTGGAAATTACCTATTTAACAGGTTTTTAGGGGAGACTGGAATATCAAACGCAAAGTTAAGGAAAGAGGGAGTTAGGGGAGACATCCTTGACAAGTGTAGAAGTCAGGCCGCAAGGATTCTGTTTGGAAGGACGTCAAAGGTTGAAATTCCTCAGTTTAACTACTCAAGGCCTATTTCAAAAGAGGAAATTGACCTTGTACTCTCCCCTTTAACCGGTTCTGCAAACTACGGGGAATTAATTGAAAAGGCAGCCGATTTCTCAAGTGCAGTAGTTAACTCTCTCTACACTTACGAGGAACTCTTCAGGGAAAGGCCAAAAGTTAAGGACGTTAAGTTAATCGGCAGGCTCACTTTTCCCTTTGAAAGGAGCCTTAAGAAGATTTTTCCAATTAAGGTTGAGAAAGTAAAAGAGGAGGAACTACTTAAAAGGGGAATAGTTAACAAAACTTTTAAGGTAGTAGTTGAAAAGCCTTCCTTTAAGGCAGAAGTGCTAAAACTGAATCCACTACAAGTTGAAGGCGTAAAAGGGGGAATTAGGGAACTACGTCACTTTTTTAGAAGTAGAGACCCGAAAGGCCTACCAATCATTGAAAGACTTACAGAAGAGCTTAAAGGTAAAGAGCTTGAAGACTTTGCCTACGAACTAATTACGGTTATAAAAAGGAGCTCTTTTAGAAGGAAAGAGGAGGTAGCATACCTCAACCACTCAATTGCAGCACTTACAAGGTTGGAACTCCCCGAAAGTCTACTCAAAAAAGCAGTTAAAGAGATAGAGAGGAGAGCCTTTAACTGGCAACTTCCCTTTGAAACGAAAGTAAACATCCTCTATTTCTGCTACAGAAACAGAGAAAAA includes:
- a CDS encoding histidine triad nucleotide-binding protein, which encodes MCVFCKIVKGELPAKVVYEDDLVMAFHDINPQAPVHILVIPKEHIPTVNDLEERHKELIGHIFLVIKRIAKELGIDESGYRVLVNCNRDGGQEIYHIHFHLLGGKPLGPMVCR
- a CDS encoding penicillin-binding transpeptidase domain-containing protein; the encoded protein is MKKRKLFLLLLILFLLSGLSFLMNQTFGNEDSLREEQLKESLLIPTEEKEPELVKDLKRDFMFQYSLFKKATLEGASYVYSNGRYKVFFTVNPEFQRTLEEKFKRFKVKYGAFVAIEPSTGKVLAAVSSLEYPDLTVKRSFPTASTFKIVTAAAALDLGVASPDTVLTCGGVGDSCSPSVWLNSRLQLKRKFSQSFATSANPFFGNLGRLVGKENLLKYAKLFGFNDTSYNFPWGILRPPLDDYELALTAAGLGDTRTSPFHEALIAQTVVNKGLMLKPTLVSKVVDLRSGKVFEFKPEPVRKVISEKTAKEIKEMMVLTVKVGTVSNRKYFRRLKFKYSQLVIGGKSGTLTERSYPEGRCEWFTGFFSLGNKNVAFSSLAVNNWLYYISGYEIGAVAAETFAKLVKNEEGGVKCASSVR
- a CDS encoding DNA double-strand break repair nuclease NurA — encoded protein: MKIKSFLIEVALKKRHLVKVHQVPVKELEDRVRKRKIWIDKIPEGEPIHLLSAVDGSRNKKTYAGYVVYAVGGCSVRFKEGVMDGEDYTAEIDLLKPEEYSDSRLRVLMGIVEAKQALREIENSSEVVLLDGSIVGDFLRPVVFNTEISDRGKEWALNSFEKLKEKFDLNRINSKDFYGEAEGRFSGREFPVVVGFLEYLEYLYSYYKLTEEGKGKIISVSKRSNSWSYKLDPILPDIAVLNLINLPPGYSQPYKSDLKDKKFSFPGEFEELLSEKEFTTFYFKLKRGIYKCETDMDVEDALKILSYYEVDGYPFPLKEAHVRVKITNEDIEEIVKILRHRGITGREALGE
- a CDS encoding class I SAM-dependent methyltransferase: MESNPFHGEKAFKYDLFFKTPYGKEVKRLEGKLLREALEEFKQGELLEVGCGTGIWIEYLREFGFKEPVGLDISKDMLKVAKVKGLKKLVIGSATFLPFKDNSFDAVYFMTSLEFIVDRKRALLEAARVSKKAVVVGFLNSYSLLNLSRKVKSLFRESVYSGISFLTREELERLARWVGGKSNCALKLESFKTTLNFSVDGFVNPKLEEILGENLPFGGFGLTKFRVIKRDGAGKGD
- the mnmH gene encoding tRNA 2-selenouridine(34) synthase MnmH codes for the protein MELVREIEFEEAYRKGFAFVDVRTKEEFEEFRIPRAYNVPLFTKEEREKVSEVYYRKGEKEARLYALEVVGPKLHRIVKEIKEIKEKEKNVVVYCWRGGLRSLAVAAICNLTGVHVFRLKGGYRAFRNYILKRMEEILKDKEVIVLYGPTGVGKTRLLRELKGEGYPIIDLEGLAGHRGSVFGGIGLEQPSQKMFDSLIWKELENLKDSPLIVVEGESRKIGKLFIPEPLWKKMNEGIKVLLELPLEERVKISMEDYGVSRFPKEVYLEALKRIRKLLGGEKYKEIKELIERKNYPKAVKELMVNYYDKLYSRSIPQTQIKLRSKSYGEGKEKVKELLDNYLWSSG
- a CDS encoding SPOR domain-containing protein, which translates into the protein MGEKERFFPIPSYLQVGEERIKILKLGKKGVIVERSDLLLNLAKEGNLKGSLVFPYDGYNEIVIENITLQCEDKGDKVLHCSFVNLTEDQEDFLSFLIGNYLLKRVISIPSDFMNYTQDKEVREELLSLYKRANIDRKIKKVSLLGIGLFTSFLISSIVGIKEVFFKENSPVTIVYHVDSSKETKFKESNKKLQNKEEDISDFNISEPNNRLDQSDKFLPNIEFFQEDTSLQRKLKDKEEKDKANPALKENKSYYCIQVASDRKPTKLIEFTRNFYSFPDVRVEKINNIYTLRIGFWEDKKKAKESLEKVKERVKDAFLRKCAYKPNRWVYPELHK
- the amrS gene encoding AmmeMemoRadiSam system radical SAM enzyme, translating into MPTLTAKYWEPLEGGKVKCTLCPRECTIPPRGKGFCLVRQNKDRKLVTTVYSEITSANYDPVEKKPLYHFHPGRVIFSIGTNGCNLDCKSCQNWEIARQDTPHIRQVFTPEMAVEYAGKYDSVGIAYTYNDPIIWFEFVKDTAEKVKEAGLKNVMVTNGNINIDALRELLPLIDAFNVDLKGMDREYYLKFSSFPNPNVWKVCEEIKKAGKHLELTKLIVPGFDEFTPEYFERFAKWVAENLGREVPMHYSRFFPAYKLLNTPPTPVEVIDMAYDVSKEYLYYVYVGNVIEPERESTYCPKCGTLLVRRVGYNTEVLFTPDGKCPECGRPVDFVF
- a CDS encoding YbhB/YbcL family Raf kinase inhibitor-like protein, producing MRIFSPAFGNGEYIPIKYTCDGDDISPPLLFLDPPEETQSFAVLVDDPDAPVGVFTHWIIYDIPGNFEGLPEDVPPAPELEYGIKQGINDFNRIGYGGPCPPPGRPHRYFFILFALDIPSTGLPPGARKEEFLRAIDGHVLAQDELVGLYGR
- a CDS encoding MBL fold metallo-hydrolase, coding for MENLFIPIGGGNEIGASCYFYQIGEVKLLIDSGIRFSKREPFPDFEFLKALSPELDAIIVTHAHVDHCGSLHVLSELYPETPIYTTHETAQLLALMVEDAVKVRYINERNSPDLWREYKLLDQALSRIERRDFFDRIKVKDVEVVLYPAGHILGAASVAMFYGEGSLAFHTGDISLTPQETVEGAVLPKGERVELLVSESTYLYARKRFNRERSVEEFFKSVRETVERGGKVLIPAFALGRAQEIILLLSEGMRIGEIPPITVYVDGLAKEVTNIYESLLEREIFNYYVQPAPSYPGISFEEACRENLREADCILSTSGMLMEGTPSFIYGRMISRWRRSSIILSGYMVEESFGYKLLHDKSVLKEFKCQIRKHHFSAHSGGDEIKKLREELSPKKCAFVHGYPGKKEFKEHAHNREVIRF